The genome window TCAATACTGATACGTGGTGGAACAGAGCATGTTGTTGATGAGCTAGAGCGAGCGCTACACGACGCATTATCAGTTGTTAAAGCTGCTTTAGAAGACGGTAAGATAACCGCTGGTGGTGGAGCTACAGCAACCGCAATAGCGATGGCACTCAGAGACTACGCGCCCTCAATAGGTGGCCGTGAACAGATGGCGATTGAGGCATTTGCAAACGCTATAGAGGTTGTACCAAAAACACTGTCTCAGAACGCTGGTCTTGATCCCATTGATATCATGCTTGAACTCCGTCAGGCGCAAAAGAAGGGAAACAAGTACGCAGGGATTGATGTTTTCAACGGAAAAATCTCAGATATGCTCAAACAAAATGTTATAGAGCCACTTCGTGTGAGTATGCAGGAGATACAATCAGCAACAGAAGCCTCCATTATGATTCTTAGAATCGATGATGTCATTGCAGCGAAGAGCACAAGCTCTACTCCATCAGGTAAAAAAACATCGGGTGAATCCGGTGAGGACTACGATACTGACTAGCTAAAATCTCTATTTTTTTTCTTTTATAGTTTTTTTATTTAACTATTTTTAACTCTGTAACTATAGGATAAAAAAATAAATAATATTATACTCCCTTTTTTCCAGATCTCATGAGGAAAACAACGTTTTTTACGTTTTTTATATGAGAAGAACTCCTTGTATAGCT of Candidatus Thermoplasmatota archaeon contains these proteins:
- a CDS encoding TCP-1/cpn60 chaperonin family protein — translated: SILIRGGTEHVVDELERALHDALSVVKAALEDGKITAGGGATATAIAMALRDYAPSIGGREQMAIEAFANAIEVVPKTLSQNAGLDPIDIMLELRQAQKKGNKYAGIDVFNGKISDMLKQNVIEPLRVSMQEIQSATEASIMILRIDDVIAAKSTSSTPSGKKTSGESGEDYDTD